The sequence tactattagttttttcaattttcacaaacttaacccctttacttttattaaaatacaaatcgaaccccacaaacttaacccctttacttttattaaaatacaaatcgaaccccacaaacttaacccctttacttttattaaaatacaaatcgaactcccactttatacatatattctaaattattattaatctcatcactaacaccaaaatGCTAAATAATAACACCCAtcacgctttaccgacttgtacactgcgctcaaacagtaggactcacataggccactactgtgctaattttttttttctccaacgataaaagacgcAACTTTCGTAAAAGGGACAACCCTTCAATACTACCAAAAGATGTCCAAAAACATTCTTCTTaataaaatagatcaactaactttttttaaaaaaaataaaacccgaacgctaaaagaagcaactttcacaaaaggaacaacccttcaatgttagatgtcgattttttttttttttttacaaaatagatcaagacttttttttttaactcgcattcaaaacggagcccccggcgcaaagcgagggctccacaactagtttatgACAAATCACGAGGACAATTCGTCTaattgtctttttttttttattcagaCCCTTGCTTTTTACAAGTCACCACACTTGGTACTCTTAAAAATGGAGATAGGAAATTATGGAGCAATGACTCAAAATCTAAAAGGATAGTAATATGACAAAATTCATCCTAGCATGGGGCGCACATGTAAAATTAATGGAATTTTATTAATGATCGTTAATATTGGGGATTGACTAAGTAACTCTTAAAAATTATGGTGATCaaccaaataaaaaaaaaagtCTAGAGGCACCTTTACAGTACGTACAAAACCATTGGTACTGACCTAGTAGCTAGTAAAATGTGTGTGTGACTTTGAGTTATTCAATCTAACCAAATAATTTTCATTTCCCATCACAGGGACTAATATAGAAATATTGAAAAGCTAAACACGATGTAAAATTTAAATACCAAAAGTTTAGTGTACCAAATTGAAAGATAAAAACTTAGAGTCAGGACAAAAACTTGGAGGACACTTTACCGCGACTGACATCACCGCCAAAACCCTCAACTCTTCACAGTTAATCGACCCTCTCCATCAAAACCCTCTTTTAGCCGCCGTGAGCTATCTTCTCTACACGTTCTGAATCATTGATAAAAGGTAAAATATCATACTATTtctatgcatttttgttaattcaCTAAAACCTATAACCTAAAACCCTAGCACTTAATTAATTTCGTAGTTTATACGCGTCAACAATTTTTGTGCGATCGATTAATATATGATTAATGATTCTGTCATCGGAGCTCTGAATATGTTTTAAGAGACATTACAACTTGTTATTGTTTACATTTATGCCGATTTGAGCTACTTACGTGATTTGAAGTCTGGAAATTGTGATATTAAAGTTACAAATTCGTTTTGTTAAGTGCTTTTTAGTTCCTTTTTTGTGATCCGTTTGATTACCTTTGCAGGCTAAGCCTATTGCATTTTAGTATGTAAATTTGTAATGATTTTAAAAGTGTTTGTGTGTTTTGATCTGGAAGTGGTCTATTCAACTGTGAATTTCCTAGAGATCGtgctacgttttttttttttttttttttttatctgtttACGTGTTTATGACCTTACGTTCAGCGAGATGCCAAAATGTTTCGTTGCTTGCGTAGGCTACGCTATTGCATTTAAGATTGAAAACTTATAATAGTGTTTTTCCTTGTCGCAATTTAGCAACTGCAGGTTTTTACTTATGGCATTTGATGTCAAGTGTAATGTAATTACCGTTTTGTAGTTCAACTTATTCTTTTTTAATGTAAGTTGAAACCTGATTTTTGTGACCTGGAATGTTACTTGTACGCATTTTTCTGAAAGTTACAGTAATATTTGCTATGTGGTTTCCATGAGATAAACTGTGTCCTGATGAGAAAACATTGTTTTGTGACCTGGAAATCTGAGTTATACCTATTTTTCTGAAAGTtatagtaatatgtaatatgtGGTTTACATGTGATAAAAAATACCAGCACTCTTCCTATTATCTTCTAGACAGATTTTATTATAGTTTTCATTAGTTTGGTGTACTGACAATCATAATAATATGAATCTTCTGAACTGTTTTGGAAATATAAAGGCGTAGAAGATGAATTTGAACAACATGAAAGTACCCAGGATGCCTGATGGTGGTGCAGCCTCTGCATTGATCAAGTTTGGAGCTGTTATAGGTATTGGACTGTATGCAGCTGGTAACAGTTTGTACAACGTCGAGGGAGGGCATCGTGCAATTGTCTTCAATCGTATCGGTGGTGTCAAAGACAAGGTCCATCTCATTTATTTTCCTTGTTCTGCTTCTCTATGCGCTCGTATTATGTACATTTTGCTTTCTTGTATTTCGTTTAGCTATCTTCATGTACATTTTGTCACTTTAAAAGGCTCCATCGATGCCATTAAATCAAATCTTAAAGGTTACAGTATTTTACCAACTGTTTACATGTTCAATAGGTTTACCCAGAAGGGACACACATCATGATCCCCTGGTTCGAGAGGCCAATCATCTATGATGTTCGTGCACGACCTCATCTAGTAGAAAGCACTTCTGGTAGCCGTGATCTACAAATGGTATCTTTCTGTTTCTTAACGTTATTGATCTACCAATGTAACATTTCTTCTAGAAGTTTAACTGCTGGGCATGCTCACATGTCAAATGTGCATCTATCTTCGTATTGTGCAAGCTCTTGTTGCAAAATAGAAAGTTATATTGGTTGCCTCTGCTATTCACTGTATGGCAATAAATGCATTTTTACGCACATATCATACATCAGTTAGCTATGAGCCAATATTGGCTTCAAGTAAACCAGATCATGTCTGTATCTTCTATTATCTCGTTTGACAGCTATACTTTCTCCTACCCAATCCTGATGCCTGCACTCATTTATATAAAGTACTTTGAAGCTATTTATTTTTCTCGTTTAAAAGCTGAAGATGGTCCTCTACAGGTTTACATAGATAACATTTTGGACTGCTTTTAAACTGcaaaaaaaagggaaaaaaaaataATCTAATGCGATTATACAGGAGGATTAACCAAATGCCGATTCCCTTTGTTTTTCTGAAGATTGGTTTGGATTGTGTGATATAGGTGAAAATAGGTCTTCGAGTTCTTACTCGTCCTGTTGCTGATGAACTACCTACTGTTTATCGAACTCTCGGTGAGAACTACAATGAGAGAGTCCTGCCTTCCATTATCCATGAAACACTGAAAGCTGTGGTTGCACAATATAATGCTAGCCAGCTTATTACCCAGAGAGAGGTATGTATTTAACAAGCCATCTACAGGACTCGAGTTATACATTTATCAGGTTTAATAATATGATATTGAACT comes from Rutidosis leptorrhynchoides isolate AG116_Rl617_1_P2 chromosome 4, CSIRO_AGI_Rlap_v1, whole genome shotgun sequence and encodes:
- the LOC139844994 gene encoding prohibitin-1, mitochondrial-like, whose product is MNLNNMKVPRMPDGGAASALIKFGAVIGIGLYAAGNSLYNVEGGHRAIVFNRIGGVKDKVYPEGTHIMIPWFERPIIYDVRARPHLVESTSGSRDLQMVKIGLRVLTRPVADELPTVYRTLGENYNERVLPSIIHETLKAVVAQYNASQLITQREAVSREIRKVLTERAANFNMALDDVSITSLTFGREFTAAIEAKQVAAQEAERAKFVVEKAEQDKKSAVIRAQGEAKSAQLIGQAIANNPAFITLRKIEAAREIASTIATSSNKVLLNADNLLLNLQEMSLEKK